A part of Anabas testudineus chromosome 7, fAnaTes1.2, whole genome shotgun sequence genomic DNA contains:
- the nfatc2a gene encoding nuclear factor of activated T-cells, cytoplasmic 2 isoform X1, with protein MSSFYDERDLEEELRRVHCSDEDLHFEDLFEYEPPCSDFAGGGDQDDPNLAPHKVLSPDSEPGYSLEEASAYGIKSCSPSFSNHNTEVLSGYDNQEARTFLDGTRPIGLAVSPRIKITPSHEHYNHGQDSLQNHHLNISQKPTLTVPGHDNLTYREPQCLSPASSNSSTSWHSESYSPWASPCVSPSSIQNTGDLCPRLQNIQTGSPRTSPGTSPRTSLTEDGCLGQRSPSSRPGSRSTSPQGKRTYDMYRNPGLVPGHRSRSPSPHGGHEDHNIGAHYTHSGLGDAMNGFGTGQPGLVPTKIVKTSNQVYTLYPENHGEGNYMVSCDHDIKPKPAEGPFFVIPPMWPKPLVPSICSIPVASLPPLEWPIPSRTDQYELHIEVQPKPHHRAHYETEGSRGAVKAPTGGHPVVQLHGYRGKEPLGLQIFIGTADERILKPHAFYQVHRITGKTVTTTSYEKVIHGTKVLEIPLEPKNNMKAVIDCAGILKLRNADIELRKGETDVGRKNTRVRLVFRVHIPQPSGQHVSLQVASHPIECSQRSAHELPMVEKQDMDSCSVLGGQQMILTGQNFSSDSKVIFMEKTQDGQQIWEMEATVDKDKSQPSMLFVEVPSYRDTSVCHSVKVNFYVINGKRKRSQPQHFTYTPLPSPSIKTEPIDEYEADHTGFAMPQILGLSPHSYYHNPRSVLHPDTSLVSSMSSCQRLSSSLPNSDARFQQQNSAIVYSRGGKSLSGSPSLYQQTGVMMPDPHRSVLVHTGSPAQSVGPISAGQHPSIIQFSPTNHHLLRAGDPHPLTAPQPDAQQIIFCDGYSPQAAAAHSPTPPQAQVAVTHPQHYSTVIQQQPFVQKEQQKSRAPPSTGQMEAPGDGQRRVTVKEENLDQAYLDDGELNEIIRKDLTGVQARGQT; from the exons ATGAGCTCTTTTTACGACGAGAGAGATTTGGAGGAAGAGCTCCGCCGAGTCCATTGCTCTGATGAGGATTTGCACTTTGAGGACTTGTTTGAATATGAACCACCTTGCAGCGACTttgctggaggaggagatcaAG ATGACCCCAACCTTGCACCTCATAAAGTCCTCAGCCCAGATTCTGAGCCGGGTTATTCTCTGGAGGAGGCCTCTGCATACGGCATCAAGTCCTGTAGCCCCTCCTTCAGTAATCACAACACTGAGGTACTCTCAGGATATGACAACCAGGAGGCCAGAACCTTCCTGGACGGTACTCGGCCTATAGGCCTGGCTGTGAGCCCCCGGATCAAAATCACCCCCTCCCATGAGCACTACAATCATGGTCAGGACTCCCTGCAGAACCACCACCTGAACATTAGCCAAAAACCCACTCTCACTGTGCCTGGCCATGATAACCTCACCTACCGTGAACCTCAGTGCTTGAGTCCTGCCAGCAGCAACTCCTCCACCAGCTGGCACTCGGAGAGCTACTCCCCGTGGGCGTCTCCCTGTGTGTCCCCCAGCAGCATTCAGAACACCGGAGACCTCTGCCCCCGGTTACAGAACATCCAAACTGGCTCTCCCCGCACCTCCCCAGGCACGTCTCCTCGCACCAGCCTAACTGAGGACGGCTGCCTGGGACAGCGCTCGCCCTCCTCGAGACCTGGCTCCCGCTCCACCTCCCCACAGGGCAAACGCACCTACGACATGTACAGGAATCCGGGCTTAGTACCCGGGCACCGGTCTCGCAGTCCCTCCCCACACGGTGGTCATGAAGATCACAACATAGGTGCCCACTATACACACAGCGGCCTCGGTGATGCCATGAATGGTTTTGGCACCGGTCAGCCAGGGCTGGTGCCCACTAAAATAGTCAAGACATCCAACCAGGTTTACACTCTGTACCCGGAGAACCACGGGGAAGGGAACTACATGGTGTCCTGCGATCATGACATAAAACCCAAACCTGCTGAAGGGCCTTTCTTTGTTATCCCTCCAATGTGGCCCAAGCCACTAGTTCCCAGCATCTGCAG CATCCCTGttgcttctcttcctccactGGAATGGCCGATTCCCAGTCGCACAGACCAGTATGAACTCCACATTGAGGTGCAGCCCAAGCCTCACCACAGAGCTCACTACGAGACAGAGGGAAGCAGGGGTGCGGTCAAAGCCCCCACAGGAGGACATCCTGTTGTACAG TTACATGGATACAGAGGCAAGGAGCCACTTGGCCTGCAGATCTTCATCGGTACGGCAGACGAGCGCATTCTCAAGCCCCACGCCTTCTATCAAGTCCACCGCATCACCGGCAAGACGGTGACGACCACCAGCTATGAGAAGGTTATCCATGGCACCAAGGTGTTGGAGATCCCCCTGGAGCCAAAGAACAACATGAAAGCAGT AATCGACTGTGCCGGGATCCTGAAGCTCAGGAACGCCGACATCGAGCTGAGGAAGGGCGAGACTGACGTTGGACGGAAAAACACCCGAGTTCGTCTTGTGTTTCGTGTGCACATACCTCAGCCTAGCGGGCAGCACGTCTCTCTCCAAGTGGCCTCGCATCCCATCGAGTGCT CCCAGCGTTCAGCACATGAGCTTCCCATGGTGGAGAAGCAGGACATGGACAGCTGCTCCGTCCTGGGTGGCCAGCAGATGATCCTGACTGGGCAGAACTTCAGCTCTGATTCCAAAGTCATTTTTATGGAGAAAACCCAGG ATGGGCAGCAAATTTGGGAAATGGAAGCAACAGTGGACAAAGATAAAAGTCAGCCT AGCATGCTGTTTGTGGAGGTGCCATCCTACCGAGACACGTCTGTGTGCCATTCTGTCAAAGTCAACTTCTACGTCATTAATGGGAAGAGGAAGCGCAGCCAGCCTCAACATTTCACCTACACACCACTGCCAT CTCCATCTATCAAGACAGAGCCCATAGATGAGTATGAAGCTGACCACACAGGATTTGCCATGCCTCAGATCTTAGGCTTATCCCCTCATTCCTACTACCATAACCCACGCAGTGTCCTCCACCCTGACACCAGCCTGGTCTCCAGCATGTCCTCATGCCAGCGACTCAGCTCCAGCCTTCCAAACTCCGATGCACGTTTCCAGCAGCAGAACTCGGCCATCGTCTACTCCCGCGGGGGCAAAAGTCTGAGCGGCAGCCCGAGTCTATATCAGCAAACCGGAGTGATGATGCCTGACCCCCACCGGTCAGTCCTGGTCCACACAGGCTCCCCGGCTCAATCTGTAGGTCCCATCAGCGCAGGCCAGCATCCTTCTATCATCCAGTTTTCACCCACCAACCACCACCTGCTTCGGGCAGGAGACCCGCATCCTCTCACTGCTCCACAGCCTGATGCTCAGCAGATCATCTTCTGTGATGGGTATTCCCCTCAGGCTGCTGCCGCTCATTCGCCCACACCCCCACAGGCTCAGGTAGCAGTCACCCACCCTCAGCACTATTCCACTGTGATCCAGCAGCAGCCCTTTGTGCAGAAGGAGCAACAGAAAAGTCGGGCTCCGCCCAGCACGGGGCAGATGGAGGCTCCAGGAGATGGACAGAGGAGGGTGACGGTCAAAGAGGAGAACTTGGACCAGGCCTACCTAGATGATGGTGAGT TGAATGAGATCATAAGAAAGGATCTGACGGGTGTCCAGGCCAGAGGGCAGACATAG
- the nfatc2a gene encoding nuclear factor of activated T-cells, cytoplasmic 2 isoform X2 yields the protein MSSFYDERDLEEELRRVHCSDEDLHFEDLFEYEPPCSDFAGGGDQDDPNLAPHKVLSPDSEPGYSLEEASAYGIKSCSPSFSNHNTEVLSGYDNQEARTFLDGTRPIGLAVSPRIKITPSHEHYNHGQDSLQNHHLNISQKPTLTVPGHDNLTYREPQCLSPASSNSSTSWHSESYSPWASPCVSPSSIQNTGDLCPRLQNIQTGSPRTSPGTSPRTSLTEDGCLGQRSPSSRPGSRSTSPQGKRTYDMYRNPGLVPGHRSRSPSPHGGHEDHNIGAHYTHSGLGDAMNGFGTGQPGLVPTKIVKTSNQVYTLYPENHGEGNYMVSCDHDIKPKPAEGPFFVIPPMWPKPLVPSICSIPVASLPPLEWPIPSRTDQYELHIEVQPKPHHRAHYETEGSRGAVKAPTGGHPVVQLHGYRGKEPLGLQIFIGTADERILKPHAFYQVHRITGKTVTTTSYEKVIHGTKVLEIPLEPKNNMKAVIDCAGILKLRNADIELRKGETDVGRKNTRVRLVFRVHIPQPSGQHVSLQVASHPIECSQRSAHELPMVEKQDMDSCSVLGGQQMILTGQNFSSDSKVIFMEKTQDGQQIWEMEATVDKDKSQPSMLFVEVPSYRDTSVCHSVKVNFYVINGKRKRSQPQHFTYTPLPSPSIKTEPIDEYEADHTGFAMPQILGLSPHSYYHNPRSVLHPDTSLVSSMSSCQRLSSSLPNSDARFQQQNSAIVYSRGGKSLSGSPSLYQQTGVMMPDPHRSVLVHTGSPAQSVGPISAGQHPSIIQFSPTNHHLLRAGDPHPLTAPQPDAQQIIFCDGYSPQAAAAHSPTPPQAQVAVTHPQHYSTVIQQQPFVQKEQQKSRAPPSTGQMEAPGDGQRRVTVKEENLDQAYLDDVNEIIRKDLTGVQARGQT from the exons ATGAGCTCTTTTTACGACGAGAGAGATTTGGAGGAAGAGCTCCGCCGAGTCCATTGCTCTGATGAGGATTTGCACTTTGAGGACTTGTTTGAATATGAACCACCTTGCAGCGACTttgctggaggaggagatcaAG ATGACCCCAACCTTGCACCTCATAAAGTCCTCAGCCCAGATTCTGAGCCGGGTTATTCTCTGGAGGAGGCCTCTGCATACGGCATCAAGTCCTGTAGCCCCTCCTTCAGTAATCACAACACTGAGGTACTCTCAGGATATGACAACCAGGAGGCCAGAACCTTCCTGGACGGTACTCGGCCTATAGGCCTGGCTGTGAGCCCCCGGATCAAAATCACCCCCTCCCATGAGCACTACAATCATGGTCAGGACTCCCTGCAGAACCACCACCTGAACATTAGCCAAAAACCCACTCTCACTGTGCCTGGCCATGATAACCTCACCTACCGTGAACCTCAGTGCTTGAGTCCTGCCAGCAGCAACTCCTCCACCAGCTGGCACTCGGAGAGCTACTCCCCGTGGGCGTCTCCCTGTGTGTCCCCCAGCAGCATTCAGAACACCGGAGACCTCTGCCCCCGGTTACAGAACATCCAAACTGGCTCTCCCCGCACCTCCCCAGGCACGTCTCCTCGCACCAGCCTAACTGAGGACGGCTGCCTGGGACAGCGCTCGCCCTCCTCGAGACCTGGCTCCCGCTCCACCTCCCCACAGGGCAAACGCACCTACGACATGTACAGGAATCCGGGCTTAGTACCCGGGCACCGGTCTCGCAGTCCCTCCCCACACGGTGGTCATGAAGATCACAACATAGGTGCCCACTATACACACAGCGGCCTCGGTGATGCCATGAATGGTTTTGGCACCGGTCAGCCAGGGCTGGTGCCCACTAAAATAGTCAAGACATCCAACCAGGTTTACACTCTGTACCCGGAGAACCACGGGGAAGGGAACTACATGGTGTCCTGCGATCATGACATAAAACCCAAACCTGCTGAAGGGCCTTTCTTTGTTATCCCTCCAATGTGGCCCAAGCCACTAGTTCCCAGCATCTGCAG CATCCCTGttgcttctcttcctccactGGAATGGCCGATTCCCAGTCGCACAGACCAGTATGAACTCCACATTGAGGTGCAGCCCAAGCCTCACCACAGAGCTCACTACGAGACAGAGGGAAGCAGGGGTGCGGTCAAAGCCCCCACAGGAGGACATCCTGTTGTACAG TTACATGGATACAGAGGCAAGGAGCCACTTGGCCTGCAGATCTTCATCGGTACGGCAGACGAGCGCATTCTCAAGCCCCACGCCTTCTATCAAGTCCACCGCATCACCGGCAAGACGGTGACGACCACCAGCTATGAGAAGGTTATCCATGGCACCAAGGTGTTGGAGATCCCCCTGGAGCCAAAGAACAACATGAAAGCAGT AATCGACTGTGCCGGGATCCTGAAGCTCAGGAACGCCGACATCGAGCTGAGGAAGGGCGAGACTGACGTTGGACGGAAAAACACCCGAGTTCGTCTTGTGTTTCGTGTGCACATACCTCAGCCTAGCGGGCAGCACGTCTCTCTCCAAGTGGCCTCGCATCCCATCGAGTGCT CCCAGCGTTCAGCACATGAGCTTCCCATGGTGGAGAAGCAGGACATGGACAGCTGCTCCGTCCTGGGTGGCCAGCAGATGATCCTGACTGGGCAGAACTTCAGCTCTGATTCCAAAGTCATTTTTATGGAGAAAACCCAGG ATGGGCAGCAAATTTGGGAAATGGAAGCAACAGTGGACAAAGATAAAAGTCAGCCT AGCATGCTGTTTGTGGAGGTGCCATCCTACCGAGACACGTCTGTGTGCCATTCTGTCAAAGTCAACTTCTACGTCATTAATGGGAAGAGGAAGCGCAGCCAGCCTCAACATTTCACCTACACACCACTGCCAT CTCCATCTATCAAGACAGAGCCCATAGATGAGTATGAAGCTGACCACACAGGATTTGCCATGCCTCAGATCTTAGGCTTATCCCCTCATTCCTACTACCATAACCCACGCAGTGTCCTCCACCCTGACACCAGCCTGGTCTCCAGCATGTCCTCATGCCAGCGACTCAGCTCCAGCCTTCCAAACTCCGATGCACGTTTCCAGCAGCAGAACTCGGCCATCGTCTACTCCCGCGGGGGCAAAAGTCTGAGCGGCAGCCCGAGTCTATATCAGCAAACCGGAGTGATGATGCCTGACCCCCACCGGTCAGTCCTGGTCCACACAGGCTCCCCGGCTCAATCTGTAGGTCCCATCAGCGCAGGCCAGCATCCTTCTATCATCCAGTTTTCACCCACCAACCACCACCTGCTTCGGGCAGGAGACCCGCATCCTCTCACTGCTCCACAGCCTGATGCTCAGCAGATCATCTTCTGTGATGGGTATTCCCCTCAGGCTGCTGCCGCTCATTCGCCCACACCCCCACAGGCTCAGGTAGCAGTCACCCACCCTCAGCACTATTCCACTGTGATCCAGCAGCAGCCCTTTGTGCAGAAGGAGCAACAGAAAAGTCGGGCTCCGCCCAGCACGGGGCAGATGGAGGCTCCAGGAGATGGACAGAGGAGGGTGACGGTCAAAGAGGAGAACTTGGACCAGGCCTACCTAGATGATG TGAATGAGATCATAAGAAAGGATCTGACGGGTGTCCAGGCCAGAGGGCAGACATAG
- the nfatc2a gene encoding nuclear factor of activated T-cells, cytoplasmic 2 isoform X3: MFRDTWRLAQYHTMRSMDQDDPNLAPHKVLSPDSEPGYSLEEASAYGIKSCSPSFSNHNTEVLSGYDNQEARTFLDGTRPIGLAVSPRIKITPSHEHYNHGQDSLQNHHLNISQKPTLTVPGHDNLTYREPQCLSPASSNSSTSWHSESYSPWASPCVSPSSIQNTGDLCPRLQNIQTGSPRTSPGTSPRTSLTEDGCLGQRSPSSRPGSRSTSPQGKRTYDMYRNPGLVPGHRSRSPSPHGGHEDHNIGAHYTHSGLGDAMNGFGTGQPGLVPTKIVKTSNQVYTLYPENHGEGNYMVSCDHDIKPKPAEGPFFVIPPMWPKPLVPSICSIPVASLPPLEWPIPSRTDQYELHIEVQPKPHHRAHYETEGSRGAVKAPTGGHPVVQLHGYRGKEPLGLQIFIGTADERILKPHAFYQVHRITGKTVTTTSYEKVIHGTKVLEIPLEPKNNMKAVIDCAGILKLRNADIELRKGETDVGRKNTRVRLVFRVHIPQPSGQHVSLQVASHPIECSQRSAHELPMVEKQDMDSCSVLGGQQMILTGQNFSSDSKVIFMEKTQDGQQIWEMEATVDKDKSQPSMLFVEVPSYRDTSVCHSVKVNFYVINGKRKRSQPQHFTYTPLPSPSIKTEPIDEYEADHTGFAMPQILGLSPHSYYHNPRSVLHPDTSLVSSMSSCQRLSSSLPNSDARFQQQNSAIVYSRGGKSLSGSPSLYQQTGVMMPDPHRSVLVHTGSPAQSVGPISAGQHPSIIQFSPTNHHLLRAGDPHPLTAPQPDAQQIIFCDGYSPQAAAAHSPTPPQAQVAVTHPQHYSTVIQQQPFVQKEQQKSRAPPSTGQMEAPGDGQRRVTVKEENLDQAYLDDGELNEIIRKDLTGVQARGQT; encoded by the exons ATGACCCCAACCTTGCACCTCATAAAGTCCTCAGCCCAGATTCTGAGCCGGGTTATTCTCTGGAGGAGGCCTCTGCATACGGCATCAAGTCCTGTAGCCCCTCCTTCAGTAATCACAACACTGAGGTACTCTCAGGATATGACAACCAGGAGGCCAGAACCTTCCTGGACGGTACTCGGCCTATAGGCCTGGCTGTGAGCCCCCGGATCAAAATCACCCCCTCCCATGAGCACTACAATCATGGTCAGGACTCCCTGCAGAACCACCACCTGAACATTAGCCAAAAACCCACTCTCACTGTGCCTGGCCATGATAACCTCACCTACCGTGAACCTCAGTGCTTGAGTCCTGCCAGCAGCAACTCCTCCACCAGCTGGCACTCGGAGAGCTACTCCCCGTGGGCGTCTCCCTGTGTGTCCCCCAGCAGCATTCAGAACACCGGAGACCTCTGCCCCCGGTTACAGAACATCCAAACTGGCTCTCCCCGCACCTCCCCAGGCACGTCTCCTCGCACCAGCCTAACTGAGGACGGCTGCCTGGGACAGCGCTCGCCCTCCTCGAGACCTGGCTCCCGCTCCACCTCCCCACAGGGCAAACGCACCTACGACATGTACAGGAATCCGGGCTTAGTACCCGGGCACCGGTCTCGCAGTCCCTCCCCACACGGTGGTCATGAAGATCACAACATAGGTGCCCACTATACACACAGCGGCCTCGGTGATGCCATGAATGGTTTTGGCACCGGTCAGCCAGGGCTGGTGCCCACTAAAATAGTCAAGACATCCAACCAGGTTTACACTCTGTACCCGGAGAACCACGGGGAAGGGAACTACATGGTGTCCTGCGATCATGACATAAAACCCAAACCTGCTGAAGGGCCTTTCTTTGTTATCCCTCCAATGTGGCCCAAGCCACTAGTTCCCAGCATCTGCAG CATCCCTGttgcttctcttcctccactGGAATGGCCGATTCCCAGTCGCACAGACCAGTATGAACTCCACATTGAGGTGCAGCCCAAGCCTCACCACAGAGCTCACTACGAGACAGAGGGAAGCAGGGGTGCGGTCAAAGCCCCCACAGGAGGACATCCTGTTGTACAG TTACATGGATACAGAGGCAAGGAGCCACTTGGCCTGCAGATCTTCATCGGTACGGCAGACGAGCGCATTCTCAAGCCCCACGCCTTCTATCAAGTCCACCGCATCACCGGCAAGACGGTGACGACCACCAGCTATGAGAAGGTTATCCATGGCACCAAGGTGTTGGAGATCCCCCTGGAGCCAAAGAACAACATGAAAGCAGT AATCGACTGTGCCGGGATCCTGAAGCTCAGGAACGCCGACATCGAGCTGAGGAAGGGCGAGACTGACGTTGGACGGAAAAACACCCGAGTTCGTCTTGTGTTTCGTGTGCACATACCTCAGCCTAGCGGGCAGCACGTCTCTCTCCAAGTGGCCTCGCATCCCATCGAGTGCT CCCAGCGTTCAGCACATGAGCTTCCCATGGTGGAGAAGCAGGACATGGACAGCTGCTCCGTCCTGGGTGGCCAGCAGATGATCCTGACTGGGCAGAACTTCAGCTCTGATTCCAAAGTCATTTTTATGGAGAAAACCCAGG ATGGGCAGCAAATTTGGGAAATGGAAGCAACAGTGGACAAAGATAAAAGTCAGCCT AGCATGCTGTTTGTGGAGGTGCCATCCTACCGAGACACGTCTGTGTGCCATTCTGTCAAAGTCAACTTCTACGTCATTAATGGGAAGAGGAAGCGCAGCCAGCCTCAACATTTCACCTACACACCACTGCCAT CTCCATCTATCAAGACAGAGCCCATAGATGAGTATGAAGCTGACCACACAGGATTTGCCATGCCTCAGATCTTAGGCTTATCCCCTCATTCCTACTACCATAACCCACGCAGTGTCCTCCACCCTGACACCAGCCTGGTCTCCAGCATGTCCTCATGCCAGCGACTCAGCTCCAGCCTTCCAAACTCCGATGCACGTTTCCAGCAGCAGAACTCGGCCATCGTCTACTCCCGCGGGGGCAAAAGTCTGAGCGGCAGCCCGAGTCTATATCAGCAAACCGGAGTGATGATGCCTGACCCCCACCGGTCAGTCCTGGTCCACACAGGCTCCCCGGCTCAATCTGTAGGTCCCATCAGCGCAGGCCAGCATCCTTCTATCATCCAGTTTTCACCCACCAACCACCACCTGCTTCGGGCAGGAGACCCGCATCCTCTCACTGCTCCACAGCCTGATGCTCAGCAGATCATCTTCTGTGATGGGTATTCCCCTCAGGCTGCTGCCGCTCATTCGCCCACACCCCCACAGGCTCAGGTAGCAGTCACCCACCCTCAGCACTATTCCACTGTGATCCAGCAGCAGCCCTTTGTGCAGAAGGAGCAACAGAAAAGTCGGGCTCCGCCCAGCACGGGGCAGATGGAGGCTCCAGGAGATGGACAGAGGAGGGTGACGGTCAAAGAGGAGAACTTGGACCAGGCCTACCTAGATGATGGTGAGT TGAATGAGATCATAAGAAAGGATCTGACGGGTGTCCAGGCCAGAGGGCAGACATAG